One Achromobacter xylosoxidans A8 genomic region harbors:
- a CDS encoding acyclic terpene utilization AtuA family protein yields MNRNRTVRIGGASGFWGDSAMATPQLLEVPGLQYLVYDYLAETTMSIMSRARAKNPGAGYATDFVTAAMGPHLATILARGIKVVANAGGLNPHACAEALQQVAAEQGLHPKVAVLSGDDLMHAMPAWTEAGLADMHTGEAPPAGLMSANAYIGAQGIARALAWGADIVVTGRCVDSAVVLGPLVHEFGWSWTDWDRLASGTLAGHIVECGAQATGGLFTDWQSVQDWDRIGYPVIDCAEDGSFVVSKPADTGGLIHPGAVAEQILYEIGDPGAYLMPDVTCDFRDVRIEALDADHVRVSGVRGRAPGGQYKCNGTWLDGHQIALALAIRGIDAPEKARRTAQALLQRTRRMLAEHGYPDYTETSIELIGCEALYGPQAQPLPTREVLLRLAARHPDPKALRFLQRECASAGTSMAAGTRATLFGRADIQQVVKVFSFLVDKSEVPLAVTLGARRETMDVGAEIGDLPPAAPLAPAPAGGEAPGPRVQAPLVALAWARSGDKGDDENIGVIAREPRFLPLLREQLTPQAVREWFAHLVRGEVVRYEVPGIHALNFVMGQALGGGGAASLRSDPLGKSFAQMLLDFPLSVPAAWVQR; encoded by the coding sequence ATGAACCGGAATCGAACCGTCCGCATCGGCGGCGCCAGCGGCTTCTGGGGCGACTCGGCCATGGCCACGCCGCAACTGCTGGAAGTGCCCGGACTGCAATACCTGGTGTACGACTACCTGGCCGAAACCACCATGTCCATCATGTCCCGCGCGCGGGCCAAGAATCCGGGCGCGGGCTACGCCACCGACTTCGTGACGGCGGCCATGGGGCCGCACCTGGCGACCATTCTGGCGCGCGGCATCAAAGTGGTGGCCAACGCCGGGGGCCTCAATCCGCACGCATGCGCCGAAGCCTTGCAGCAGGTCGCGGCCGAACAGGGGCTGCATCCCAAGGTGGCGGTGTTGAGCGGCGACGACCTCATGCACGCCATGCCCGCCTGGACCGAGGCCGGGCTGGCCGACATGCACACCGGCGAGGCGCCGCCGGCCGGCCTGATGTCGGCCAATGCCTATATCGGCGCCCAGGGTATCGCGCGCGCGCTGGCCTGGGGCGCGGACATCGTGGTCACGGGCCGCTGCGTGGACAGCGCCGTGGTCCTGGGGCCGCTGGTGCATGAGTTCGGCTGGTCCTGGACCGACTGGGACCGGCTGGCCAGCGGCACGCTGGCCGGCCATATCGTCGAATGCGGCGCACAGGCCACCGGCGGCCTGTTCACCGACTGGCAATCGGTGCAGGACTGGGACCGTATAGGCTATCCGGTCATCGATTGCGCCGAGGACGGCAGCTTCGTGGTGTCCAAGCCGGCGGACACGGGCGGCCTCATCCACCCCGGCGCGGTGGCCGAACAGATCCTGTATGAGATCGGCGACCCGGGCGCCTACCTGATGCCGGACGTCACCTGCGATTTCCGCGACGTGCGCATCGAGGCCCTCGACGCCGACCACGTCCGCGTCAGCGGCGTGCGCGGACGCGCGCCCGGTGGCCAGTACAAGTGCAATGGCACCTGGCTGGACGGCCACCAGATCGCGCTGGCCCTGGCGATCCGTGGCATCGACGCGCCGGAGAAGGCACGGCGCACGGCGCAGGCGCTCCTGCAGCGCACCCGCCGCATGCTGGCCGAGCACGGCTATCCGGACTACACCGAAACCAGTATCGAGTTGATCGGATGCGAGGCGCTGTACGGCCCGCAAGCGCAGCCGCTGCCGACCCGCGAGGTGCTGCTGCGGCTGGCGGCCAGGCACCCGGATCCCAAGGCCCTGCGGTTCCTCCAGCGCGAATGCGCCTCGGCCGGCACCTCCATGGCGGCGGGCACCCGTGCCACGCTGTTCGGCCGGGCCGACATCCAGCAGGTGGTCAAGGTGTTCTCGTTCCTGGTCGACAAGTCCGAGGTGCCGCTGGCCGTGACGCTGGGTGCGCGCAGGGAAACGATGGACGTGGGCGCCGAGATCGGCGATCTGCCGCCCGCCGCGCCGCTGGCCCCTGCCCCGGCCGGCGGCGAGGCGCCGGGTCCGCGCGTCCAGGCGCCGCTGGTGGCCCTGGCCTGGGCGCGCAGCGGCGACAAGGGCGACGACGAGAACATCGGCGTCATCGCCCGCGAGCCCAGGTTCCTGCCGCTGTTGCGCGAGCAACTGACGCCGCAGGCCGTGCGGGAGTGGTTCGCGCACCTGGTGCGCGGCGAGGTCGTGCGCTATGAAGTGCCCGGCATCCATGCGCTGAACTTCGTCATGGGACAGGCGCTGGGCGGCGGCGGCGCGGCCAGCCTGCGCTCCGATCCGCTGGGCAAGAGCTTTGCCCAGATGCTGCTGGACTTTCCGCTGTCGGTACCGGCGGCCTGGGTGCAACGCTAG
- a CDS encoding acetyl/propionyl/methylcrotonyl-CoA carboxylase subunit alpha produces MSSPLRPFQTLLIANRGEIALRIMRTARRLGLRTVAIYSDADRASLHVAQADSAVHVGAAAPRESYLNIEAIIAAALRSGADAVHPGYGFLAENADFARAVRDAGLVFVGPSPEAIEAMGNKANAKRLMLAAHVPCVPGYQGEDQSDATLTAAARDIGLPVMVKAAAGGGGRGMRLVLEPGELPAALASARSEALGAFGSDELILERAVIEPRHIEIQVFADGHGNVIHLAERDCSVQRRHQKLIEEAPSPAIDEALRARMGAAAVAAAKSIGYVGAGTMEFLLDRNGEFYFMEMNTRLQVEHAVTEAITGLDLVEWQLRVAAGEPLPLEQESVALHGHAIEVRLTAEDVPAGFLPQSGPVLRWRPPVAGHDVRVDHGLREGGSVPPHYDSMIAKLVAYGATRDEARRKLRLALEDCALLGIASNQRFLTDCLAHPAFAAGEVHTGFIAQHMERALAQAAPDPVVLATAALCASGWPEAGAGKLGGLAFGVELKHSRDNWTIRLQPADGGVDATVQGAGDDAPAAVRILLLEAPEAGLWRLECNGQACKALYAADGNDIHLFMQSQAWRFQTVDARRSRDAESGDGLLNAPLAGRIAAVHVALGDEVQAGQVLVVLEAMKMEHSLCAPFDGRIAELSAQVGGQARAGGKLVQVVELAKEELA; encoded by the coding sequence ATGAGTTCACCATTGCGGCCCTTTCAAACCCTGCTCATCGCCAACCGCGGGGAGATCGCCTTGCGCATCATGCGCACGGCCCGCCGTCTCGGCCTGCGCACGGTCGCCATCTATTCCGACGCGGACCGCGCCAGCCTGCACGTGGCGCAGGCCGACAGCGCGGTGCATGTCGGCGCCGCCGCGCCGCGCGAGTCGTATCTGAACATCGAAGCCATCATCGCCGCGGCCCTACGGAGCGGCGCCGACGCCGTGCACCCGGGTTACGGATTCCTGGCCGAAAACGCCGATTTCGCGCGGGCGGTCAGGGACGCCGGGCTGGTATTCGTCGGCCCCTCCCCCGAAGCGATCGAGGCGATGGGCAACAAGGCCAACGCCAAGCGGCTGATGCTGGCCGCGCACGTGCCCTGCGTGCCCGGCTACCAGGGCGAGGACCAGAGCGACGCGACGCTGACGGCGGCGGCCCGCGACATCGGGCTTCCGGTCATGGTCAAGGCTGCCGCCGGCGGCGGCGGGCGCGGCATGCGCCTGGTGCTGGAGCCCGGCGAGCTGCCGGCCGCGCTGGCAAGCGCGCGCTCGGAAGCGCTGGGCGCGTTCGGGTCGGACGAACTGATACTGGAGCGCGCGGTGATCGAGCCGCGCCATATCGAGATCCAGGTATTCGCCGACGGCCACGGCAACGTGATCCACCTGGCCGAGCGAGATTGCTCGGTGCAGCGCCGCCACCAGAAGCTGATCGAGGAGGCGCCCTCGCCCGCCATCGACGAGGCCTTGCGCGCCCGCATGGGTGCGGCCGCGGTCGCGGCGGCCAAGTCCATCGGCTATGTCGGCGCCGGCACCATGGAGTTCCTGCTCGACCGAAATGGCGAGTTCTATTTCATGGAAATGAATACCCGCCTGCAGGTCGAGCATGCGGTGACCGAGGCCATTACCGGCCTCGACCTGGTGGAATGGCAGCTGCGCGTGGCGGCGGGCGAGCCGCTGCCTCTGGAGCAGGAATCCGTTGCGCTGCACGGCCACGCCATCGAGGTGCGCCTGACCGCCGAGGACGTGCCGGCCGGCTTCCTGCCGCAAAGCGGCCCGGTGCTGCGCTGGCGCCCGCCCGTCGCGGGCCATGATGTGCGCGTGGACCACGGCCTGCGCGAAGGCGGTTCGGTCCCGCCGCATTACGACTCCATGATCGCCAAGCTGGTGGCCTACGGCGCGACCCGCGACGAGGCCCGCCGCAAGCTGCGCCTGGCGCTGGAGGACTGCGCCTTGCTCGGCATCGCCAGCAACCAGCGCTTCCTGACCGATTGCCTGGCGCATCCGGCGTTCGCCGCCGGCGAGGTCCACACCGGCTTCATCGCCCAGCACATGGAACGCGCGCTCGCGCAAGCGGCGCCCGACCCGGTCGTGCTGGCCACGGCCGCCCTGTGCGCCAGCGGCTGGCCCGAGGCCGGCGCCGGCAAGCTGGGCGGGCTGGCTTTCGGGGTGGAACTGAAGCACAGCCGCGACAACTGGACGATACGGCTGCAACCCGCGGACGGCGGCGTGGACGCGACCGTGCAGGGCGCCGGCGACGACGCCCCGGCGGCGGTGCGCATACTGCTGCTGGAGGCGCCCGAAGCCGGCCTCTGGCGCCTGGAATGCAACGGCCAGGCCTGCAAGGCGCTGTATGCCGCGGACGGCAACGATATTCACCTTTTCATGCAGAGTCAGGCCTGGCGCTTCCAGACGGTGGATGCGCGGCGCTCGCGCGACGCCGAGAGCGGCGATGGCCTGCTGAACGCGCCGCTGGCCGGCCGCATCGCGGCCGTGCACGTGGCGCTGGGCGACGAGGTGCAAGCCGGCCAGGTTCTGGTCGTACTGGAGGCAATGAAGATGGAACACAGCCTTTGCGCGCCGTTCGACGGGCGGATCGCGGAACTGTCCGCGCAGGTCGGCGGACAGGCCCGGGCGGGCGGCAAACTGGTGCAGGTGGTCGAACTGGCCAAGGAGGAACTGGCATGA
- a CDS encoding enoyl-CoA hydratase/isomerase family protein codes for METMEGFESLVVRRADGVVFATLNRPATRNALGTEMLDELNRVFSMIEDDASVRALALRGASGMFCAGGNIGGFREILQAEDAGQDPIAARNRKFGAFMERFVALPVPVLAVVEGAAMGGGMGLACAADIVLATEDARFSLSETTLGVIAAQIAPAVAARLGAAATRRLGLSGERISGAPALRIGLVDDLAPDGAALDALQADWLSRIGRCAPNANRAFKLLTRRCGQEPNAGLLDDAARMFARCLRDEGGEGTLAFREKRAPAWRVQFDAASVRAAHGVPPSSSAHLA; via the coding sequence ATGGAAACAATGGAAGGTTTTGAATCGCTGGTCGTGCGCCGCGCCGACGGCGTGGTCTTCGCCACCCTGAACCGGCCCGCGACGCGCAACGCGCTGGGCACGGAGATGCTCGACGAGCTGAACCGCGTATTTTCGATGATTGAGGACGACGCCAGCGTACGCGCGCTGGCCCTGCGCGGCGCGAGCGGCATGTTCTGCGCTGGCGGCAATATCGGCGGCTTTCGCGAGATTTTGCAGGCCGAGGACGCGGGCCAGGACCCCATCGCGGCGCGCAACCGCAAGTTCGGCGCCTTCATGGAGCGCTTCGTGGCGTTGCCGGTGCCGGTGCTGGCCGTGGTAGAAGGCGCCGCCATGGGCGGCGGCATGGGCCTGGCCTGCGCCGCCGATATCGTGCTAGCCACGGAGGACGCGCGCTTCTCGCTGTCGGAAACCACGCTGGGCGTGATCGCCGCGCAGATCGCGCCCGCCGTGGCCGCCCGCCTGGGCGCGGCGGCCACGCGGCGCCTGGGCCTGAGCGGCGAGCGTATCAGCGGCGCGCCGGCATTGCGCATCGGCCTGGTCGACGACCTCGCGCCCGACGGCGCGGCGCTGGACGCCTTGCAGGCCGACTGGCTGAGCCGCATCGGCCGCTGCGCGCCGAACGCCAACCGCGCCTTCAAGCTGTTGACCCGGCGCTGCGGCCAGGAGCCCAACGCCGGGCTGCTCGACGACGCCGCCCGGATGTTCGCGCGCTGCCTGCGCGACGAAGGCGGCGAAGGCACGCTGGCCTTCCGCGAAAAGCGCGCGCCCGCCTGGCGTGTGCAGTTCGACGCCGCATCGGTGCGCGCCGCGCATGGCGTACCCCCCTCCTCTTCCGCGCATCTCGCCTGA
- a CDS encoding acyl-CoA dehydrogenase family protein, which yields MYTEDHRSIMQSIRRFLTSEVDPFADEWEAAEIFPAHELFKKMGDLGFLGITKPTEYGGMGLDFSYGVAAGEAMGYVRAQGVSMGAGVQTDMATPALATFGSDALKREFLAPAIAGDVVVSIGVSEQGAGSDVASLKTRARRDGDDYVISGSKMWITNGTQADWICLLCNTSEGQTHKNKSMIIVPLREGGKRVKGVEVQKIKKFGMWCSDTAQIFFDEVRVPVRNRIGEEGMGFIYQMKQFQEERLGAAARRLAAVQLIEETADYLRQRVAFGKPLLDNQFIQFKLAELKTELEALRGLVYMATQTYINGGDVVELASMAKLKAGRLSREIADWCMQFQGGMGYTWDNFVSRAYRDFRLGSIGGGADEVMMQVIAKQMGLMSRS from the coding sequence ATGTATACCGAAGATCATCGCAGCATCATGCAAAGCATCCGCCGTTTTCTCACCAGCGAGGTGGATCCGTTCGCGGATGAATGGGAGGCGGCCGAGATTTTCCCGGCGCATGAACTGTTCAAGAAGATGGGGGACCTGGGCTTTCTCGGCATCACCAAGCCGACCGAGTACGGCGGCATGGGGCTGGACTTCTCCTATGGCGTGGCGGCCGGCGAAGCCATGGGCTATGTGCGCGCGCAAGGCGTGAGCATGGGCGCCGGCGTGCAGACCGACATGGCCACGCCCGCGCTGGCCACGTTCGGCTCCGACGCGCTCAAGCGGGAGTTTCTTGCGCCGGCCATCGCGGGCGACGTGGTGGTGTCTATCGGCGTGTCGGAGCAAGGTGCAGGTTCGGACGTGGCGTCGCTCAAGACGCGCGCCCGCCGCGACGGCGACGACTATGTCATTTCCGGCTCCAAGATGTGGATCACCAACGGCACGCAGGCCGACTGGATCTGCCTGCTGTGCAACACCTCCGAAGGCCAGACGCACAAGAACAAGTCCATGATCATCGTGCCGCTGCGAGAAGGCGGCAAGCGCGTCAAGGGCGTGGAAGTGCAGAAGATCAAGAAATTCGGCATGTGGTGCTCCGACACGGCCCAGATCTTCTTCGACGAGGTGCGGGTGCCGGTACGCAACCGTATCGGCGAAGAAGGCATGGGCTTCATCTACCAGATGAAGCAGTTCCAGGAAGAGCGCCTGGGGGCGGCCGCCCGCCGACTCGCCGCCGTCCAGCTCATCGAGGAAACCGCCGACTACCTGCGCCAGCGCGTCGCCTTCGGCAAGCCTTTGCTGGACAACCAGTTCATCCAGTTCAAGCTCGCCGAGCTCAAGACCGAGCTGGAAGCGCTGCGCGGCCTGGTCTATATGGCGACCCAGACCTATATCAACGGCGGCGACGTCGTGGAGCTCGCCTCGATGGCGAAGCTCAAGGCCGGCCGGCTGTCCCGCGAGATCGCCGATTGGTGCATGCAGTTCCAGGGCGGGATGGGCTACACCTGGGACAACTTTGTTTCGCGCGCCTACCGCGACTTCCGCCTGGGTTCGATCGGCGGCGGCGCCGACGAAGTGATGATGCAGGTCATCGCCAAGCAGATGGGCCTGATGAGCCGCTCTTGA
- a CDS encoding acyl-CoA carboxylase subunit beta, with protein sequence MTPIESRIDTAFRAYGDQRSGMLSLVERLRSLERRTRDTSAKAKPTFDKRGQLLPRERLARLIDPGTAFLELGNMAGYCAEGEAPDSSVPGGGQITGIGFVSGVRCMIAASDSAINAGAYVDAGSKKLLRAQDIALANRLPFIHLVESAGANLRAYRVERFIRGGSLFFNLARLSAAGMPVITVVHGSSTAGGAYMPGLSDYVVMVRQRARAFLAGPPLLKAATGEIANEEDLGGADMHSIVSGLAEYVGEDDAHAIAIARDVVDALGWAAPQPHQGGPAPALDADELAGVMPLDVKTPVDMREIIARIVDESAWLPFKPDYGPATLCGHARIDGMAIGIITNNGPIDPNGATKAAQFIQLCNQSQTPILFMQNTTGFIVGRMSEEAGMIKHGSKMIQALSNSSVPHITLYCGASFGAGNYGMCGQSFRPRFSFSWPNARTAVMGGEQAAMTMEIVARKQAERRGKPVDEAQLAAQKAEIIANFESQSSAFITSGLMLDDGIIDPRDTRAVLAFVLATIREGRDRVVHPVQFGVARF encoded by the coding sequence ATGACTCCCATCGAATCCCGTATCGACACCGCGTTTCGCGCCTACGGCGACCAGCGTAGCGGCATGCTGTCGCTGGTGGAGCGCCTGCGCAGTCTGGAACGCAGAACCCGCGACACCTCGGCCAAGGCCAAGCCCACTTTCGACAAGCGCGGTCAACTGCTGCCGCGCGAACGCCTGGCGCGCCTAATCGACCCCGGCACCGCCTTCCTGGAGCTCGGCAATATGGCCGGGTATTGCGCCGAGGGCGAGGCCCCGGACAGCAGCGTGCCGGGCGGCGGCCAGATCACGGGCATCGGTTTCGTCAGCGGGGTGCGCTGCATGATCGCGGCGTCCGATTCCGCCATCAACGCCGGCGCCTACGTGGATGCCGGCAGCAAGAAGCTGCTGCGGGCGCAGGACATCGCGCTGGCCAATCGCCTGCCGTTCATCCATTTGGTCGAATCGGCCGGCGCGAATCTGCGCGCCTACCGGGTGGAACGGTTCATCCGCGGAGGCAGCCTGTTCTTCAACCTGGCGCGGCTGTCGGCCGCCGGCATGCCGGTCATCACCGTGGTGCACGGCTCCTCGACGGCGGGCGGCGCCTACATGCCCGGGCTGTCGGATTACGTCGTGATGGTGCGCCAGCGCGCCCGCGCCTTCCTGGCGGGGCCGCCGCTGCTGAAGGCCGCCACCGGCGAGATCGCCAACGAAGAGGATCTGGGCGGCGCCGACATGCATTCGATCGTCAGCGGCCTGGCCGAGTACGTGGGCGAGGACGACGCCCATGCGATCGCGATCGCGCGCGACGTGGTCGACGCCCTCGGATGGGCGGCTCCCCAGCCTCATCAGGGCGGGCCGGCGCCCGCGCTGGACGCCGACGAGCTGGCCGGCGTGATGCCGCTGGACGTCAAGACGCCCGTGGACATGCGCGAGATCATCGCCCGCATCGTGGACGAATCGGCCTGGCTGCCGTTCAAGCCCGACTATGGCCCGGCCACACTTTGCGGGCACGCGCGCATCGACGGCATGGCCATCGGCATCATCACCAACAACGGCCCCATCGACCCGAACGGCGCCACCAAGGCGGCCCAGTTCATCCAGCTGTGCAATCAGTCGCAGACGCCGATCCTGTTCATGCAGAACACGACGGGCTTTATCGTGGGCAGAATGTCCGAGGAAGCAGGCATGATCAAGCATGGATCGAAGATGATCCAGGCCTTGTCGAACTCTTCCGTACCGCATATCACGCTGTATTGCGGCGCCTCGTTCGGCGCCGGCAACTACGGGATGTGCGGGCAGTCGTTCCGGCCGCGCTTCAGTTTTTCGTGGCCCAACGCGCGCACCGCCGTCATGGGCGGCGAGCAGGCCGCGATGACCATGGAGATCGTCGCCCGCAAACAGGCCGAGCGCCGCGGCAAGCCGGTGGACGAGGCTCAGCTCGCCGCACAGAAAGCAGAAATCATCGCAAATTTCGAAAGCCAGTCCAGCGCCTTCATCACCAGCGGCCTGATGCTGGACGACGGCATCATCGACCCGCGCGACACGCGCGCAGTGTTGGCCTTTGTGCTTGCCACCATCCGCGAAGGCCGGGATCGCGTCGTGCATCCCGTGCAGTTCGGCGTGGCCCGCTTCTAA